GTCTCCGTCTCGACGGTAAAGGTTCCCATGTGTGGGACCAGAAGGACGCGGGGGTTGGCCAGCAATCCAGGGTGAACATCCGGCTCGTTCTCATACACGTCCAAGCCGGCAGAGCTAACATGTCCAGAATCAAGAGCTTCCACCAGCGCTGCTTCGTCCATGACAGCCCCTCTGGCCGTGTTGACTATGACGACGCCTGCCTTCATCTTGGCAAACTCGTTTCGCGAGATGATGTGACGGGTTTTTGGGTTCAGGGGCAAGTTCAAACTGATGACGTCGctgccagccagcaaagTGTCGAAATCAACATATTCAGCCCCAATCTCCTTCTCGATATGAGCATCCAGCCTTGTTCTGTTGTGGTATCGGATCTGCATACCAAACACCagcgccttcttggccatgtTGCGGCCGATACCGCCCATACCTAAGATGCCGAGGACTTTGCCCTGGGGATCGTGTCCCAGCGGTGGGAGGGTCTTCCCGCGCCACTCCCCTGCTCGAAGAGAGGCCATGCCGACGGCCACGTTTCTCAGAGCtccgagaaggaggaaaatCCCCATGTCGGCCGTGGCGTCGTCCACCGCCGTCGGGGTGTTGGACACATGGATGCCGCGAGCGGTACAGGCGTGGACGTCAACCTGATCATATCCGGCTCCGTTGTGGCACAGGAAACGGAGGGAATCCGGGAGTGCCTGGAGCAGTTCGCCATCTATTTTGCCTGTCACTTCGAAGCTGTCGAAGGTGCGGTAGGCGGCAACGCAGCCGTCAAAGGCTCCAGAGGATGCTTCCTGGATGAAGTCGGCTCGGTTGTTCGACTTTGGCGTCAAGATTTGAGCTATCTCGCCTACGGCTTCCCACGATGACTGGGCACTGTGCGGTCGTCCGTGAGCATACATCTGGGGCTGCCAAAGGAATGCGACAGAGAACGAAACTTACTGCTCAATTACGCCTAGCAAGAGCACCTTTGGTCGGCCTGCACTTTTAGAAGAGGCCATTGGGACGTGGTCGTCGGCGGGAGTACTAGCTAGAGTTGGTCTGGCGAACGTCTCTATTCTGATTCAGATTGAGAGGCTGGCTGTCGAGCTTGCAAGTTCATCCATCTCTTGCAAGGTTTCCGCCAGGCACATCGACTGCTGCCATTGGTTGTAGAGGTGACGGGGGCTAATTCTTGTCCCGTGATTGATGAGAGATAAGAGCCTCAGCTATTGGCGATATTATCAGTAGAACATGGCGTGCCAGTAATCGTACCTGCCACTACACCAAACAACAGCGGAACTGTCGACTCGGTTATTCCCGATGCTACTACATTTGGCAGCCGTGACGAGTACTGATGACATGTTGAGTAACACACACCCACGCAGCCGCTCAAGTTGCGCCAGAAATCACACCGTGTACAAAGTATACACACAAAAAGGACTGGGTATTTTATTGTGTTGTCCCTCTATTCGCAAGACCTCGGTTGACGGGGTCGTGTCCTCTAACCGTCCCTTCTCTCTTCTACTTTTCTCGCCATAAGATGTAGGCGCTCCAGCGCCCCAATGTTTAACGCCTGCCagtgtgggtgtgggtggatATCATGAGCCAAAGCCAACGCCGTACTTTTTGTTGAAAATGCGTACCATGCCCCCAGCCATTTTTAAGTTACCCTGCCCAAACCCTAGATGAATCATGCAAGTCATGCCTGTTGAAAACAATGCCCCAAAACCCCATTACATGCCGTCAAGACCTGTCCAAGATCGGTGTTGTTGAACGAGATCCCTGGTAGAAAGCCCAGTGTCCCCTGGTAACCACTGCAGGTTTGCGGAACACAAGATATATtagaaaagggaaaggaaatTAGTAGCGGTAGTGGTCGCTCTTGTAAGGACCCTCAacgtcgaggccgagataCTCAGCCTGGACGCTGGTGAGAGTCTCAAGTTCGACGTTGACGTGGTCCAAGTGAAGACGGgcaacctcctcgtcgaggaTCTTGGGGAGGACGTAgaccttcttctcgagcttgCCACTCTTGGCGAACTCGACATACTTCTTGGCGAAAGCCTCATCGTTGTTCTTGAAGAGCATGATCTGAGCGAGCACCTGGTTGGTGAAGCTGCACGACATGACGAAAGAGCTGTGGCCAGTGGCGCAGCCCAAGTTGACGAGACGGCCCTCAGCCAAAAGGATGACGTGGCGGCCGTTCTTCATGAGGAAACGGTCAACCTGGGGCTTGATGTTCTGGACAGATTGGGCGTTGGCCTTGAGCCAGGCAACGTCAATCTCAACGTCAAAGTGACCGATGTCTAGAAGTTTTGTAAGCGGCGGAAGATCAAGGACTCAAGGGCATAAGGATCTAAACATACTGCAGACGATGGCATCGTTGGGCATGGCCTCGAAGTGCTTGCCAACCAGAATGTCACGGCAGCCAGTGGTGGTAACGAAGATCTGGCCGACCTTGGCGGCCTTCTCCATGGTGGTCACCTGGAAACCAGCCATGGCAGCCTGGAGGGCGTTGATGGGATCAACTTCGGTGACGAGCACACGGGCACCCATACCCTGGAGAGCGAGAGCACAGCCCTTGCCAACATCACCGaaaccagcaacaacaccaatctTGCCAGCAATCATCACGTCGGTGGCGCGCTTGATGCCGTCAATGAGGGACTCGCGGCAGCCGTACAAGTTGTCGAACTTGGACTTGGTGACAGAGTCGTTGACGTTGATAGCAGGAACAAGgagcttgccctccttgagcATGCGGTAGAGGTGGTGAACACCAGTGGTGGTCTCCTCAGAGACACCGTAGCAGTCGGCGAGCATCTCGGGGTACTTGGTGTGGACCAGGTGAGTGAGATCACCACCGTCGTCAAGGATAAGGTTCAGCttcttgttgtccttgaAGGCAACGAGCTGCTGCTCCAAGCACCAGTTGTATTCCTCCTCGGTCTCGCCCTTCCAGGCGAAGACCGGCACACCGGTGGCAGCAAtggcggcagcggcgtgGTCTTGGGTGCTGAAGATGTTGCAGGAAGTCCAGGTAACCTCAGCACCGAGGGCGGTCAGGGTCTCGATGAGGACAGCAGTCTGGATGGTCATGTGGAGGCAGCCAGCAATGCGGGCACCCTTGAGAGGCTGGTCGGCAGCATACTACAAGGAGAATTAGAGACACTGTGATAATCTTTGAAGACAATGCGAGGTCTAACCTTCTCTCTGGTCTTCATGAGACCGGGCATCTCGTTCTCAGCGAGCTCGATCTCGCGGCGCCCGAAGGCAGCAAGGGAGATATCAGCGACCTTGAAGTTGGACATTTTGATGTGATGTGGGGGAAGCTGTATGACGACTGTTGGTTAAAATGAAGCCACAGGATAAGATAGTTTGGTGGTAGAACTAACCTGCCGATGGGAGGGAATGGAAAAGGTGAGGGGCGGGGGAGAATAGTCAGGGAAAAAAGATGGGAGAAGGGTCGGGGATTTTGCTTACTTTTAAAAGAGGGGCGGAGTCGGCGGAGTGAGGGGTCGCAATCTAGGCGCTGGGCAGGGCACTGGGGTTCAACTTAATTGCCGTCACAATTGGCAGAAAGCACCGAACACCGAATGCAGGAGCACAGCCAGAGGCTGCAGCTGGTGCAATTGATAGCCAATTATGGCAGTTTCATATTTCTTGGCTCTATAGCAGATTCAATTGTGTTCTCGTCAGGACAACGAGCACAATGCTAGCGGACCGGAATAAGGAGACTTCCAGGACCAccaggaaaagaaaatcaaACCCGAGCCAAAGCGGGACAGTCATGGAAAATGTGGGGGTAAGAAAAAGAGCAGCAACCTTGAAGGCCCTGTCGGTGAGTGGTTCTGGGGCAAGCTACGCCGCTTTGGACTGCACGACCCCACCAGTCTGCCCCTCTTTCCTCCATCGCCGCACCCAATGGTGAGAGGGGAGCGAAACGTGAGAGGGGCTTCCAGCACGAAGTGGCCTTCGCGAGAGCCCCTCCTACGGCTCCTCACAGTTCGGCGGTCAGGAATAAGGCAAAAGCAGAAGGTTACTAGGCACATACCGACAGACTCATGATCTTTGACGTCTTTTCGGCCTATACAGCTAGCCATAAAACCGCAAAACCCATAGCATTCAAGAAATTCGCACAATCTGTCACAAAGCATGCGCTTTGGATCGTCAGCCCCCATGCATCCGGACCGATTTGATATGTGGACTCCGACTCCGAGGATAGACTCCGGGCTGAGGCCGTGGTCCGAGGAAGCATAGAGAGGCTCGTACATCTTACATCAACTCTTACGTCAATCAAGATAGGTTCCTGGCAATGGGGTGCCCCTGTGCAGCCAGACCCGTCAAAAGCCGAACATCTTGTGGGTATTGTGGTACCGTTGGTGTTTATTTATCCACGCCTAACGCAGGCCCTCCTATCTAGTTGCCTTTCGCCCTGGTGTCTCTAGTTCGCTCTCGGCCCAGAAAATTTCCCATTAAGCAAATGGACAGCATGGCTGGCCCGGAAACTAAGCAATCAGAAAAGATGCCCATAACCCGGAACGCCAGACCTAATGCAGTCGAGAATACCCGCCAACGCTCGtcaaacccccttttcacgCACGCCATGCACATGTCTGCCCTCACTCAGGCAGCAAATTTCCCCGGACAGCAAACATCTTGGAGGTAATTGCAGCTGTGAACCCATCCACCTGCTTGCTGTACTGCTCAACCTGTCGCGCATTCAGCATGCCCTCGAGCCGACTGGGCTCTTGTGGCAGCTTGAACAGTCTTTGCCATTCGTCCTCGGGGAGAGGAGCCTGCTTCGCCGCAACACGGGCAGCATTTTCCGCCTTGCGCTTTGTCTGCCATTGAGTGATCTTAAACTGCTCGCGCGTCAGCTGACGCTGATAGTactggtggttgttgagatcgGTGTAATGGGCTTCGATACtgtcgaggagaagatcGCATGTCTTCTCAAGGAAAGGGTCAATCGACAGATCAAGGGCGTCGAAAGATGGGTTCGCGGGTAATCTGGCAGGGTCACGAGAAATGTCGTTTAGCGACGTGGGAAGCGGGACCTCGGCGGtctcggggagggtgggcaTCTGGTGCAGGAatgtggtgaggaggtgagagTTGTGAACGATGACAGGGACTTCCACAAGGATGTCCTTGAAGCTCAACTTGGACTTTTGCAGGCTACCGGTCGCGGCATATTAGCGTCAAGCACCGCGGTCAACTCGATAAGCCAGACTGGCGATCACCTTACCTCTCTGTTGTGAACTTGCCCTCCTTGTATGCGGCCATGAACTCGGGTGAGAGTCTGAAGGCGCGCAGGCTGAGCGCTCCTTGCGAGCTCCTGCTGACATCATGAACGAGCGCGACAGTCTTGTCGTTGTCGCGCTGATAGTGGTATTGATTCTCAATAAAGTTGAGGGAGACAAAGTTGCCCATGGTGGCACTGGTGTACCAGCCGACGTTGTTAGCATCCACGTTGACCTCCTTCAAGTGCTTGATCATCTCGTTCTGGTAGGCGATATTGGCCTTTGCGcggggggcggcggcggcgaggctTGAAGCATCGTTCTGGTGGCCGTCGGTATTCGCAACATCGACCgtggggaagggaaaggcATTTGTGATCTCAAGGACACCGTCGTTGTCCATGCCCACCAAGGAACCGGTGGCTGTAGTGGGAAAGCTGGCAGAGCAGTGCTTGACAATCTTGATTACTACCTGCCCGGACGTTAGTATCGCGATCGCTGCTCGGGCGGGGCTCTGAGGGCGCAGGGACTCACGAGCGCCTCGACCTGGGCCGATTTGAACGGCACATCTTTTTGTACGTCGGCCATGGTGAAAGTCTGAGTCGGCAATGAGATCGGGGGATCGGGAGTTGGGAAGACGTGCGTGTGTCCGTTCGTACTTGGATCCGATGCTGAGGAAGACTGCCGGCAACTTTTCACGAGGTTTCTGGGAAATCTCGCTAGTTTGTGGGCAAGCTGGCGTCGAGGTGGCTTGAAAGGCCGAAATGGGGAGCAGAAAACTTTTGTCAAAGGGTCTGGTGTGGCTTATGTCCCGCTATATGTGGCGCATGCGAAGCCTGGGGACGCTTGCAGCCTGACTTCTCCATCGCGAAATGCCAAGAGGTTGCGGACACAGTGTGGGTCATTGTAGCCCGacccacccatccacatcGTTAACAGCCCACTGCCAATTTGAGGAGCAACAGAAGAGCACTGCTCGTAGCTGCGTATACTAACACAAGAAGGAGCGAAACATAAAGATAAGTTCGACGAAGCAGCACAACTAGCAAGAAAATTCCAAGTTTGACCTGGCTACCTATACATCCATCTATCTCCCTGAATGGGAAGCTGAGGCTTCTGGAGGTGTCGTCTAGGGGAGGGATTCGCAAATGGTCACGAAATTCGAGCACTGGCCGGTGATTTgacaaaacaccaacccatcccacGCTCCCCCACGTCTTGTGGCTCATCTCGCAATTCGTCAGTGATGCTTAAATGGACGACACACCCATCTTTCCGGTGCTCGTTCTTCTggtcttctcttttctttcacTACATCTCTTTCCTCTATAAACATACAACTCTTTCGGTACGAGGCAGCGACTCGATTCATTCAGTTATAAAGCCGTCTATTATTCTATGGATATTTCCCCGCAGTCTTCTATAAAAGCCATAATGATGAGACCAAACTCGGCCACCACACGCAACTCGCTCAGTCAGTCCACTCGCTAATAGACCACCCGTTGACGCCTTCGTCTATGGTCATTCGATGCCGGTCGATCTTCCAAAATGAATACAAATGCCGTGCGGCACCGGCAGCCTTTCGGTGAGCAGggccaacccctccttttcttgCGTCTTCGTGAGACCTCCACACACACGTTGCAAGATTGCGACCCTCAATATCAGGAGTGCCAAACCAGTACCTGCCATACAAGCTCGTCAGTTAGAGTTAAGCTATTTCTGCTTGCTTTCTGTTGCCTGGGTTTCATATGACGAGACAAAGACCTACTTGAGGAACCCACCACTCGACGTGGCTTCCACGTGGGCTGCTTTGTCGAGGGTTCCTAGCTCTGCATAGATTGTCGTGGGAGGGATACGGGACCGAAAGGCAACAATGTAGAAGGAAGTTTTCCTCCATGCATGTTGTCTCTGGTTGGCAAGTGCCCGGAGAGTATCGATGATGTCGGGCCAGTTGAATGTGTCAAGGTATGGTGCTGTGGCATAGTCATCCCGCAGGCACCTCATTTGTGTCAGGGCGAGCGCGAAAAGTTGGTTTTCGGTGTCGAGGGTATTGAGGTCAAGCAGATGTTGCTGCTCTGTATAGGGCGACACTACAAGATATCGATCAGGCCCTGGCGAGGGCGTTGGCGTGGCAACAACCTCAGACTCGGACACGATGATGGAGGCTTTGGCATACACTTGGCGTGTGTTCGAGTCTTGGGCCTCTGCCACGATTGCTGGCCCCTGGGAGATGGTCATCGTGTGGCGAGTATGCCGATGCTCTTGGTGGTGGAACAGATTGCCACGGGGGGCAGTGGGTGAGAGGTGTTATATAAATGCTCTGTTATCGTGGAGCGAGATGGACAAGCAACATCGGAAGAGTCAGCTGGGCAGCAGAACAGTTGTCGATGGGAACAGGCGGATAAAACAAGATGATAACAGGAtgcaggagggcgaggtcgGATGCACTGGCGACAACCGACAGTCAAAGAGACTGGTGACATGTCGTGAGCGAATCACGAATTCATGCGGAACATCAGCTAGGATAGGCCCATTATTCTCGAGGCCTTGTTATGGGCATGACCACTGAGCGGTTGCTCTCCGAGTAGGAGTAAGCGTCGTCGCGGAAACCCTACCGATGGCGCCATCGATCGTAACAGTGGTGACATTGCAGTCAAACTCTGCTCCGGCTCATCTCTGGTTCTTTGACGGATGAAAGAGGCGGGAAACTCGGGACAAAGCCTTGTTTCACCCTGCTTTGCACAACACCGATTAAAAAGAAAGCAGCGCTCGCACATCAGTCAAGGTCTCGCGTCATATAGGCGTTGCTCACCGCCAAATGGGCAATGCAAAGTGTGCATTGCGACTTGCAAACGAACCTGGCGGGGCTTTGCGTGGTAGCTATCAACAATGCGATTTCCAGATTACCGGGTACCACCTCCTATATCTGCAGATCCGACCCTTGGCTTTCTGCCGATAACCCCCGTGCCGTTCTTCCCCCCAAGACCACCCACGGGGAGTTTCAACAGAGTCCCACTCCACTGCCTGACCTGAAAACACACGGTTGCTGCTCATCAGCGACTTCAGAGCTATCTCTGACTGGAGATAAGAATACACTGTGAACAGAAGACCAACACTCCGAGGGCTATTCAATACGCCGCTATGGTGCATGTTTCCTGGCATTGGCCATGCGGGCGATCAGTCATCTTGCTATATGGAGGAAGCCGCTTGCTGTTCTACCGCAGTTCGCTTTAAAGCTTCAAGAGAAGTTAGGATGGTCTGGTGATGTCCCCTTGAGCCAAATCTTGGCCATTTCGTATGAGCCCAGATATAAGCCACTCCCCAGGGCCGTCCATGTCCCACGAAGCATAGCTCCCCGAAAGATGCCACGCACCCCCTCTTTTCGGACTATCCTGCTCGTAATTTCCCATGTGGTTTCGGAGGCTGATGAGCTCCCGGCGTTGAGCATAATCCTCGTTTTGACCACATCTAATGGAGTGGTCAGCAACGCTGCAAGGCTGCCCGAGACTGCAGCACTTGCTCCCGTCACCAAACCTGTCTCGACAAGAGCCGACTTGAGGCCATTCTGGCGCGTCTCCTTCGACTGCCTGGTGTCTTGTAGTTGGTCACTGTCCGCGTAATCTTTCCGTGTGTGTGATGATTCTGCACCTCCCCTCTTCCAGTTCCAAATTTGGCCCCGAAAGATCTCAAACAGCGGGAATTGGAGTGCAGTGAAAGGCAGATTTCTGGCGACAAGAGCAGTGTAGCCTGTCCATAATCTTCGTCCGGCGCCTCCCTCACTCCGCCACACCATGTGCAATGCTTCGATGGACGATGATCTGCTATGACCAGAAGAGCTGAAACGCTGTAAGACTTGAGCATTTTGCTTGATCACCTCAGCTGGTGTGAGAACAGTACACGAGGCCAGTTCGGCGCCAGCTGAAGCCAGAGCGTGGATTGCTGGCTGAGGGGCTGTACTGGGCAAAGAAAACTTCAGGGCAGACTTTGCAGATTCATAACTGATGAAAAATATCGCAGCTACACTCCGCCATGAGCACAGCTAAAGTCAGTTGTCTATTCATGTACAATGTTGACAAGCATGGAAGGAGTGAAGCGTACCGGCAGGCAATGTTGCAAAAACCACACTACCAATTCCTTGGTATAGACCTCTGAGCCCATGAGATACCGGCGCTGGACGTCCTGCCTGACCAACAATACCTTGGCTCTGGTATCGAGTCTTTATTGTATCCAAGGGGTAAACAAGGAGGTCAACAGTAAACGCTGCCACCGCACCGGCCTAGCATCAACCTTGATCAGCAAATATTTAAGCCTTCAAGCTTGGATCTGTGTGGTTACATACCGCCAATATCTCCGTTTGTGTGTTGTCCCTCATTAAAACGAATGACGCCTCGTTTCTATGCTCGGAGGAATCTTATCTGACTGAGAATCTTTTCGCAACGTACGTAGTTGGAGGGTGGAAGTGTGAATCTGGTGATCACTAGCGATGTGCCTAACAGC
The window above is part of the Podospora bellae-mahoneyi strain CBS 112042 chromosome 3, whole genome shotgun sequence genome. Proteins encoded here:
- the SAH1 gene encoding S-adenosyl-L-homocysteine hydrolase (COG:H; BUSCO:EOG09262LYR; EggNog:ENOG503NU46) encodes the protein MSNFKVADISLAAFGRREIELAENEMPGLMKTREKYAADQPLKGARIAGCLHMTIQTAVLIETLTALGAEVTWTSCNIFSTQDHAAAAIAATGVPVFAWKGETEEEYNWCLEQQLVAFKDNKKLNLILDDGGDLTHLVHTKYPEMLADCYGVSEETTTGVHHLYRMLKEGKLLVPAINVNDSVTKSKFDNLYGCRESLIDGIKRATDVMIAGKIGVVAGFGDVGKGCALALQGMGARVLVTEVDPINALQAAMAGFQVTTMEKAAKVGQIFVTTTGCRDILVGKHFEAMPNDAIVCNIGHFDVEIDVAWLKANAQSVQNIKPQVDRFLMKNGRHVILLAEGRLVNLGCATGHSSFVMSCSFTNQVLAQIMLFKNNDEAFAKKYVEFAKSGKLEKKVYVLPKILDEEVARLHLDHVNVELETLTSVQAEYLGLDVEGPYKSDHYRY
- a CDS encoding hypothetical protein (COG:S; EggNog:ENOG503P5S9), yielding MTISQGPAIVAEAQDSNTRQVYAKASIIVSESEVVATPTPSPGPDRYLVVSPYTEQQHLLDLNTLDTENQLFALALTQMRCLRDDYATAPYLDTFNWPDIIDTLRALANQRQHAWRKTSFYIVAFRSRIPPTTIYAELGTLDKAAHVEATSSGGFLK
- a CDS encoding hypothetical protein (COG:C; EggNog:ENOG503NUA8), producing MRDNTQTEILAAGAVAAFTVDLLVYPLDTIKTRYQSQGIVGQAGRPAPVSHGLRGLYQGIGSVVFATLPAAAIFFISYESAKSALKFSLPSTAPQPAIHALASAGAELASCTVLTPAEVIKQNAQVLQRFSSSGHSRSSSIEALHMVWRSEGGAGRRLWTGYTALVARNLPFTALQFPLFEIFRGQIWNWKRGGAESSHTRKDYADSDQLQDTRQSKETRQNGLKSALVETGLVTGASAAVSGSLAALLTTPLDVVKTRIMLNAGSSSASETTWEITSRIVRKEGVRGIFRGAMLRGTWTALGSGLYLGSYEMAKIWLKGTSPDHPNFS
- a CDS encoding hypothetical protein (EggNog:ENOG503NW8Q; MEROPS:MER0021886; COG:J), giving the protein MADVQKDVPFKSAQVEALVVIKIVKHCSASFPTTATGSLVGMDNDGVLEITNAFPFPTVDVANTDGHQNDASSLAAAAPRAKANIAYQNEMIKHLKEVNVDANNVGWYTSATMGNFVSLNFIENQYHYQRDNDKTVALVHDVSRSSQGALSLRAFRLSPEFMAAYKEGKFTTESLQKSKLSFKDILVEVPVIVHNSHLLTTFLHQMPTLPETAEVPLPTSLNDISRDPARLPANPSFDALDLSIDPFLEKTCDLLLDSIEAHYTDLNNHQYYQRQLTREQFKITQWQTKRKAENAARVAAKQAPLPEDEWQRLFKLPQEPSRLEGMLNARQVEQYSKQVDGFTAAITSKMFAVRGNLLPE
- the GOR1 gene encoding glyoxylate reductase (COG:E; EggNog:ENOG503NW94), coding for MASSKSAGRPKVLLLGVIEHAQSSWEAVGEIAQILTPKSNNRADFIQEASSGAFDGCVAAYRTFDSFEVTGKIDGELLQALPDSLRFLCHNGAGYDQVDVHACTARGIHVSNTPTAVDDATADMGIFLLLGALRNVAVGMASLRAGEWRGKTLPPLGHDPQGKVLGILGMGGIGRNMAKKALVFGMQIRYHNRTRLDAHIEKEIGAEYVDFDTLLAGSDVISLNLPLNPKTRHIISRNEFAKMKAGVVIVNTARGAVMDEAALVEALDSGHVSSAGLDVYENEPDVHPGLLANPRVLLVPHMGTFTVETETKMEEWAISNVRMAVESGRLRSIVPEQKSMER